The following coding sequences are from one Diospyros lotus cultivar Yz01 chromosome 7, ASM1463336v1, whole genome shotgun sequence window:
- the LOC127805576 gene encoding dehydration-responsive element-binding protein 2F gives MENCSSSSSRSSSSSSNHPLLQKPWKKGPPRGKGGPQNAACEYRGVRQRTWGKWVAEIREPKKRTRLWLGSFATAEQAALAYDEAARRLYGPDAYLNLPHLRSTFNPLLNNNNNNKNNKFFKMFPSSKSAAFTAMFHHHGHQFQNPTGTGWLNLNAQPNVREIHQRLQELQKNGAFNQPSTTSSSSSAGGSSSPSNCDILQQKTTSTSNKSTELLLLNDEEKTEAAEASESKPAEMDLHEFLQHLGVVKEDEEEEEEEGISCSNDVSCCFEMPADESWRKEVVVEVDDCEKSFFNWESLIEMRDGVQENERRGGVEGGRNFQLCDVGDELFLPTSIWNF, from the coding sequence atggaaaattgcagcagcagcagcagcagatcatcatcatcatcctcgaATCATCCGCTGCTGCAGAAGCCATGGAAGAAGGGCCCTCCGAGGGGTAAAGGGGGACCCCAGAATGCAGCCTGCGAGTACCGGGGCGTCCGCCAGAGAACCTGGGGCAAGTGGGTCGCCGAGATCCGCGAGCCCAAGAAGAGGACCCGCCTCTGGCTCGGCTCCTTCGCCACCGCCGAACAAGCCGCCTTGGCCTACGACGAAGCCGCCAGGCGTCTTTACGGCCCCGACGCCTACCTCAATCTCCCCCACCTCCGATCCACCTTCAACCCCCtcctcaacaacaacaacaacaacaaaaataataagttCTTCAAGATGTTTCCCTCCTCCAAGAGCGCCGCCTTTACCGCCATGTTTCATCATCATGGTCATCAGTTTCAGAACCCCACTGGCACTGGCTGGCTCAATCTCAACGCGCAACCCAACGTTCGCGAAATTCATCAGAGACTCCAAGAGCTTCAGAAAAACGGGGCCTTTAACCAGCCGTCAACGACGTCGTCATCATCATCCGCAGGAGGCTCGTCCTCTCCCTCCAATTGTGATATTCTTCAGCAGAAGACGACGTCGACGTCTAATAAAAGCACCGAATTACTACTACTTAATGATGAGGAGAAAACAGAAGCCGCGGAAGCTTCTGAGAGCAAGCCTGCAGAGATGGACCTGCACGAGTTTTTGCAGCATCTGGGCGTTGTCAAGgaggatgaggaggaggaggaggaggaggggatCAGCTGTTCCAACGATGTCAGCTGCTGCTTTGAGATGCCTGCAGATGAATCTTGGAGGAAAGAAGTGGTGGTGGAGGTGGATGACTGTGAAAAGAGTTTCTTCAACTGGGAATCGCTGATCGAGATGCGTGATGGCGTACAGGAGAATGAACGACGAGGAGGAGTTGAAGGAGGAAGGAATTTCCAGCTCTGTGATGTTGGGGATGAGCTCTTTCTCCCCACCTCCATTTGGAACTTCTAG